The genome window AACCGCAGTATCTCGCCCGCCCCGGCGACATGATCGAGGTGGCCGGCACCCGGCTGCACGTCCGCGACACCGGCCCGCGCACGGCCCCCGCGGTGATCCTGATCCACGGTTTCGGCTCCAGCCTGCACACCTGGGAGCCGTGGGCGGAGGGGCTGGACGACGCGCTGCGGGTCATCCGGCTGGACCTGCCCGGATCCGGTCTGTCGCCGCCCGATCCGGCCGGTGACTATTCCGACGACCATGTCATCGCCCTGCTGCTGGCCATGATGGACCGGCTGGGCGTTCAGAGGGCGTCGTTCGTCGGCAACTCGGTCGGCGGGCGACTGGCCTGGACCATGGCGGCCAGTCATCCGGAGCGGGTGGAGCGGCTGGTCCTGGTCTCGCCCGACGGATTCGCCAGCCCGGGGTTCGCGTACGGCAAGGCGCCGGACGTGCCCTTCATCATGCAGGCGATGCGCTATGTGCTGCCGCGCGGGATGCTGAAATCCAACATCGCCGTGGGCTATGCCGACCCGGCCGCCCTGACCGGGCCGACCGTTACCCGCTATCGCGACCTGTTGCTGGCCCCCGGTGCCCGGCAGGCCATGCTGGACCGGATGGAGCAGACGGTGCTGCGCGATCCCGTGCCGATGCTGCGCCGGATCAAGGCCCCGGTCCTGCTGGTCTGGGGCCAGGAGGACCGGATGATCCCGTTCGCCAATGCGGCCGATTACCAGCGCGAGCTGGTCGATGTCCGCCTGGTGTCCTTCGCGGATCTGGGTCATCTGCCGCAGGAGGAGGCCCCGGCGCGGTCGTTGCCGCCGGTGCGCGCGTTCCTGCTGGATCCGCGGACCGCGACGGAGACGATCACCAGGCCGTGAGGACGGCACGGTGGCGGGCGTGAATCGCACGGACTGGCGTCGGTAACCCGTCGCCGTCCCTTTCGTAGCCAGGCCCGAGCGTTCGCCTGCCTCCCACCGCCCTGCCCGTGCCACGGGGCCTGCCATGTCCAGCATCCCCCCTTGCCCCTCGCCCGACCGCCGCGCCCGGCGTGCGGCGAATATCGGAAGCCGACATCAACCGGGCGCTGCCGGTGCTCGGCTATGGCACCTGGCACCTGTACACGCGGATAGTGGAACGCTGAGGCGTCAGGCGGTCGCGGCGGCCGCCTGGGCCTTCTTGTCCCGTCCGCGGCCGAACCGGTAGACGGCAAAGGCGATCGCGCCGCCGACAGCCAGGATGAGGATGGTCGTCACCGGGCGGAAGGCCAGCCAGGCCAGGGCGATGGTCACCGTGCCGACGATCAGCCCCAGCACGAAGCCGATCAGCCCGGTGCCCATGCGCACGATCGTCCCCGCCAGCGGCAGCACGTCGGCCAGAACGCCCAGCGGGGCCAGGATCAGGCCGAATCCGGCCATCAGCAGGATCATGCCGACGACCCGGATGATCCAGGCGATCAGATCATTCGCTTCCTGGGCGCTCTGGAACATATCGCCGGCCGGCACGTCGCCATCGGCCACCAGCAGGATCTCTGAGCCGTTCCGTGTACGGTACGGCAGGAAATCATCGCCGTTCTGGCGCGCCACGACGCTGATCTCGGCCGCCGGGGTCAGGTCATAGGAGACGCGGATATCGCCGATCGCCGGTGCGGAAGGGTTCTCGCCGATATAGATCCGGTTCTGGCTCACACTGAGCGTCTGGCCCTGTCCGGCGGCGGCCTGGATGGCCTCCTCGTTGTCACCGTTCAGCGGCAGCGGCTGTTCGCCGCCGACCTGGCTCAGCACGCTGTCGCCCAGGCTGTAGGCCCCGAGCGTCGCGTCCCGGGCATAGATCTCAGTCGCCTCGATCGACATCTCCGGGTTCTCGTGACCGGCAGGCTCGGCGAAGGCGCTGGAGTCGACCGCGCTCGACGACCACGTCTTTGAATAGGTGTAGGTGGTCACCGTCTCTTCGGAGCCGCCCAGCTTCGTGCGGGTCTCGCTTTTCGACTCTTCGGTCCATTGATACATTTCGACGTTCCGGGCCAGTTTCACCCCGGTGCCCGTGACGCCGAATCCGGTGTCCTCCAGCGGTGCGGTGACGGAGATCTCGCCGGTCACATGCACCAGCTTCTGATCGTTGCCGGGCTGGATCGGGCTGGCGGGAGCCTCGACCACCAGACCCGCACCCTCGGTCAGGCCGCGCGCGGTCTTGACCGCATTGCCCTCGTTCCAGGCCAGACCGATGACGCAGCCGACGATCAGCACGATTCCGACCAGAATGCCGGTGAAGGCCGAGCCGACGCGACTGAACCAGGACGTGGTCGTGGTCCTGGTGATCTGATCCGGCATGGTGCCCCCCCGAGCGCAGTGCGATACCGGCGAGGCCGGCAAGCGGCTGCTATAGCAGCTGGACCGTATCCGCACAGCGGCCATCGTCTGACCGAAGCTGACCGTCAGACGGGGTTAAGCCTGTCCGGTTACCCGCCCTTGAGGATGTTCGGGCCAGGATGGCACATGGTCGATCTGTCGCCCGAAGCCATGGACACTGCCCGGTTGTCCGATCGGCGCAATGCCGGACGACGCCCGATCCGCGCGGCACGGCGAGCGCGCGAACGGGTGAACCTTCTGGGACAGCCGATGGATCTGGTCCGTCCCGAAGAGGTCCTGCACCACGTCGACACCTGGGTGAGCGAGGGACGCAAGGCGGTCGTCGCCAACCACAATCTGAACAGTCTGAACCTGATCCGGCGCAATCCGGCGATGGCGGCCTTCTATGACCGGGCCGATCTGGTCGAGGTCGACTCCGCCCCTCTGATCGCCTTCGCGCGAATGCTGGGTGTACACGGCCGGACCTTTCACCGCTGCACCTATCTGGATTGGCGCGACCATTTCTGGAGCCTGGCCGACCGCAGGGGATGGCGGATCCTGTATCTGGGCGGGGCACCTGGCGTGGCCGAGACAGCCCGCCAGCGTCTGACGACCCTGTATCCCTCCACGATCATCGCCGTGCGCGACGGCTATTTCGACGCCACGCCCGGATCGGCCGAGAACGCGTCCTTGCTGGCCGGGATCGCGGCGTTCAGGCCGCACATCCTGTTCGTCGGCATGGGCATGCCGCGTCAGGAGGTCTGGATCGGTCAGAACCTGGACGCCCTGCCCGACAGCGTGATCTTCTCCGTCGGCGCCGCCTTCGACTATGAGGCCGGGGTCCAGGACGCGGCCCCACGCTGGATGGGGCCATTGGGGATCGAGTGGCTGTATCGTCTGGTCAGGGACCCGCAGCGGCTGGCGAGACGCTATCTGATCGAGCCCTGGGGTCTGGCCGACCTGATCGTGGCCGATGTCGTGACCGCGATCAGGGCACGATTCAGACGCGGGTGAGCGTCAGCACCGCCGGTTCACCCGTCTGGGCCGACGGGGCTGCCCAGATGTGGAACTGTCCCGGTTCGACGGTCAGCCTGCTGTCGCCCCCGATGAACATCAGCTGGCTGCGATCCAGGGTGAACCGGGCCGTCGCGGTCTCGCCCGCATCGATCCGCAGCTTCCGGATATTGCGCAGGCGACGGACCGGCTGGGTCAGACTGGCGACCCGGTCATGGATGTACAGCTGCACCGTCTCTTCCACCGCGCGGTCGCCGGTATTGGTGACCGCGACCGAGACCTCGACAGAGCCATCCCAGGCCAGGACGGGGTTCGACAGGGCCACGGCCCCATAGGTCAGAGCGCCATAGGTCAGCCCATGTCCGAACGGATAGCGGGCGACATTGGCGACATCGCGATAGCGCGCCGTGTATTCCTGGGTTGCCAGGGTCGGGTCGGCGGGTCGGCCGGTCGACTTGTGGTCATAGCTGAAGGGCTGCTGACCGCCGCGCATCGGAAAGCTGACCGGCAGACGACCCGACGGCGAGACCTTGCCGAAGACCACATCGGCCACGGCATGACCCATCTCACCGCCCAGAAACCAGGTGACGACGATGGCCTCGGCGTCCGCGACCGGGCCTGTCAGGTCCAGCGCCCGGCCGTTCCGCAGCAGGACAACGACGGGCTTTCCGGTCGCACGGACGGCCTCGGCCAGGGCGCGCTGGGGTGCAGGAATGTCGATCTCGGTGCGGGACTGGGCCTCGCCCGACATGCGGCTGCTCTCGCCGAGGGCAAGGACGACGACGTCGGCCTCCGACGCAGCCCGCACGGCGGCATCGATCCCCCCGGTCAGCGCGGTCTCGACGTTCGACCCCTGCACGACCGTCAAGGCTTCCGCGTCGTCCATGACGGCGAGGAACCCCTCGGCCAGCGACACCCGGCGGCTCTCGTCGCCCCAGATCGTCCAGGGGCCGAACACGTCCCGGTCCTCGGCGAACGGCCCGATCAGGGCGATCTTCTGACCCGCAGCCTTCAGCGGCAGCAGGTCGCCGTCATTGTTCAGCAGGACGATGGATTTCACCGCCGCTTCCCGCGCGAGATCGCGATGCGCCGATGCCCCCACGACGATGCGCTCTCGCTCCGGATCGCAGCCGCGATAGGGGTCGTCGAACAGGCCCAGCGCCGCCTTGGTCATCAGCACGCGCCGGACGGCCTGATCGACGCGCGCCATGGGCACCTCGCCGGACGCCACAAGACCCGGGATATGCTCGAGGAACAGGCCGGACACGAGGGAGGCATCGACCCCGGCCATCAGGGCGATCCGCGTAGCGTCGCGACCGTCGGCCGCGAAGCCGTGGGCGATCAGTTCCTGATCCGCCGTGTAATCGGTGACGACGTAGCCGGCAAAGCCCCACTCCTCGCGCAGGATCTCTGTCAGCAGATAGGGATTGCCGCTGGCCGGAACGCCGTTGATGTCGTTGAAGGCCGTCATGACCGACAGGGCGCCCGCGTCGAATGCCGCCTTGAACGGGGGCAGGAAGATGCCCCGCAGCGTCGCGTCCGACATGTCGGTGGTGTTGTAGTCCATCCCGCCCAGCGCGGCGGAATAGGCGGCGAAATGCTTGGGCGTGGCCAGCAGGGCATCGCGATCGGCCAGGCCCCGGTCGCCCTGAAATCCCTTGACGCGCGCGACGGCCAGAACCTCGTTCAGCCAGACGTCCTCGCCCGCGCCCTCGACCACACGTCCCCAGCGCTGGTCCCGGGCCACGTCGACCATGGGGGCATAGGTCTGGTGAATGCCGGACGCCGCGCCCTCGACCGCTGCGGCCCGCGCGGTGCGCAGGGCCAGGTCGGGATCGAAGGCCGCCGCTTCCGCCAGGGGCACGGGGAACACGGTCTTCAGGCCGTGGATGATGTCGGCGGCGAACAGCAGGGGAATGCCCAGCCGCGACTGCTCGACCGCGAGGGTCTGGATCCGACGCCCGGCCTCGGCACCCACGCCATTGAACAGGCAGCCGACCTGACCGTCGCGGATCATCCGCGTCACGCGAGCCGGGTCGCCCTGTCCGTCCAGCGGATTGACGTTCTGAGGCCGGAACCGGAAGGGATCGGCGAGCACGTTCAGCTGCCCGGCCTTCTCCCCGATCGTCATGCGCGCGATCAGCGCATCGACGCGGTCCCGGTTGGCCGCGACCTGGGCCGCAGCGCGACGCGGAGCCGCCATCAGTCCTCCGACGATGGCCATTCCGAGCGCACCGGTCAGCATGGCGCGACGGGACGTCCGACTCCGGTGGTCGGCCATTTGTCGGGCTCCGTCATGGCTGCAACCGCTCACAGGAGGCGCTCCGCACGGCCGTCAGGGATGCACCCCTTCTGTGAAGCCACGTGTGATCAGTGACCGCCGGTGACCGGGGTTATGGTCTCGCTGAGCGGTGTTTTTCGAGCGGCGGCGATGGCGAAGACGGTCAGGGCGAGGTAGCCGATCAGGGGCACGACGAAGGCCGGATTCAGCACGCCGCCGGAGGCGTCGGCGATGCGGCCCGAGATCAGCGGCAGGATGGCCCCGCCGATGATGCCGAACACCAGCAGGCCCGAGGTCGCCGAGGCCGGGGCCGACGACCGCTCCAGGGTCAGGGTGAAGATGGTCGGGAACATGATAGAGTTGAAGAAGCCGATGGCCAGGGCCGCATAGGCCGCCATGCTGCCGCCCGTCTGCATGACCACGACGCACAGGATGGCGGCGACCACGGTGCAGATCGCCAGCAGCACGCCGGCCGGTACCACCCTCAGCACCAGGCTGCCGACAAAGCGGCCGACCATGGCACCGCCCCAGTAGAGGACCAGCATCTTGCCCGCCGCCTCGAGCGGCAGGCCCAGCACGCTGTCACTGGCGAGGAAGTTGGTCAGCATCGAGCCGATCGCAACCTCGGCCCCGACATAGAGGAAGATGGCCAGGCAGCCGAACAGGGCCCAGGGCGAACCCAGGGCGGAGACCAGGGAGGCGTCTCCCCCGGTCCGGGCCGGGGCAGCGGCATTGATCTGCTTGCGGGCCGAGAAGATGAAGGCGGCAACCACGGCGAAGAAGGCACCCAGCGCCAGAAAGGCCAGGTCGATGCTGCGCATGGACTGGCCCCGGGTGGCGACCGTCACGACCGCACCGGCCGCGAACACCCCGCCGGTCAGCAGCAAGTGCGACCCCAGCCACGGCCCGACCGTGGCCCCGAACGAGTTGAACGCCTGGGAGAACACCAGCCGGAAATGCGAGCTCTTCCTGGAGCCGAGTTCGGCCACCAGCGGATTGGCCGCGACCTGCAGCAGCGTCACCCCCGACGCGATCACGAACAGGGCCACCAGGATGCCCGGATAGAAGTCCGCCATCGTCGATAGCGGCACGATCAGACACCCCAGCACCATGGTCGCCAGTGCCGCGATGATCGCCCGGCTGTAGCCCAGCCGCGCCAGCACGGCCGCCGCCGGCAGGGACGCCACGCCATAGGCGATGAACCAGGCGAAGGTGGTCAGGAAGGCCTCGGTATAGCTGAGCTCGAAAACCTTCTTCACCGCCGCAATCAGCGGATCGATCAGCGACGTCGCAAACCCCCAGGCAAAGAACAGCGTCGTCACATAACCAAAGGCCAGACCCGTGCCTTTACGCGGGGCTGTTTCGACGGTTTCGAGGGTGCTCATGGCGGCCTGACCTTCACGCTTCCTGGCGGGCGTTGATCGCCCGTGACAAATTACACCGACCATGCGTCACCCAGATTGGCGCGCGCGTAAAGCAAGTTCTGCCGGTTCGAAATCAAAAGTGGTCGCCAAAGCGTGACCGGGCCGGAGATGGCTCGACGCGTGGCGAGCGGTTTGCCACTGTATCCCATGACCCGGACCTCCCCCTCCCCGGCCTCCGTCGCCTCGCCCGACTGGTGGCGGGGTGCGGTCCTGTATCAGATCTATCCGCGCAGCTTCGCCGACAGCAACGGCGACGGGATCGGCGATCTGCCCGGTATCACCGCCCATCTGGATCACGTGGCATCGCTGGGCGTGGACGGCATCTGGCTGTCGCCCTTCTTCACCTCGCCGATGAAGGACTTCGGCTACGACGTATCCGACTACGTCGGCATCGACCCGATCTTCGGCACGATGGCGGATTTCGACAGGCTGGTCGCCCGGGCCCACGAACTGGGCCTGAAGGTCATCATCGACCAGGTCTATTCCCACACCTCCGACCAGCACGCCTGGTTTCTGGAAAGCCGTCAGGACCGGACCAATCCCAGGGCCGACTGGTATGTCTGGGCCGATGCGAAGCCCGATGGCTCCCCGCCGTCGAACTGGCAGTCGGTGTTCGGCGGCCCGGCCTGGACCTGGGACGCCCGCCGGCACCAGTACTACATGCACAACTTCCTCAAGGAGCAGCCGCAGCTGAACGTGAGGAACCCGCAGGTGCAGGAGGCCCTGCTGGCCGTCGCCCGGTTCTGGCTGGACAGGGGTGTGGACGGATTTCGCTGCGATGCGCTCAACTTCGCCATGCATGACCCGGCGCTGACCGACAATCCGCCGGTTCTCGCTCCCGGCAAGCGAAAGCGGCCCTTCGACTTCCAGCAGCACATCCACAACCAGTCGCAGCCGGGGATTCTGGACTTCCTGAAACGGCTGCGGGTCCTGACCGACAGCTATGCCGACCGGTTCATGGTCGCCGAGGTCGCGGGCGAGCGCGCCAATGAGGAGATGCACGAATATACCGAAGGGACCGAGCGACTGCATTCCGCCTACGGATTTCTGTATCTTTATGCGCCCGAACTGACACCCATGCTGGTCGAGCAGGGCCCCGCGATGTGGCCGGGGACGCCGGGCGAGGGCTGGCCGTCGTGGGCGTTCTCAAACCACGATGCGCCGCGCGCGGTGTCGCGCTGGGCCCAGGGTCGCGATCCGAAGGCCTATGCGGAGATGGCCCTGCTGCTGCTGATGTGTCTGCGGGGGAACGTCTTCGTCTATCAGGGCGAGGAGCTGGGCCTGCCGCAGGCGGACGTTCCCTTCGAACGACTCGTTGATCCCGAAGCCATCGCCAACTGGCCCGAGACCCTGGGTCGCGACGGAGCACGCACACCGATGCCATGGCGCTCGGATGACGCTTTCGCCGGGTTTTCAACCGTTGAGCCATGGCTGCCGGTCGATCCGCGGCACCGCGCGCTGGCCGTGGGGGAGCAGGAGCGGGATCCGGTCTCGACCCTGCATCTGTCACGCCGGGTCATCGCCCTGCGCAGATCGCATCCCGCCTTGCGCCGGGGCGGGATGACGATGATCTCGGCCCCCGATGGCCTTCTGGTCTTTGCCCGGAAGACCTCTGCCGACGTCCTCGTTTGCGCCTTCAATCTGGGGCACGACCCGATCGACTGGCCGATGCCAGAAGGGGCATTGGTGCTGGAGTCCCTGAACGGTGCCGGGGTGGCCGGGAAGCCTTTTCCTGCCTTGGGGGCCCTGGTGCTGCGCCTGTGAAAAAGGCCCCTGTCCTGTCGACAGGGGCCCTTCCATCGAAGCGAGCCCGTCACCTTGACGGGCAGTATCTTCAGAACAGGACCTTGATCGTCCCCACAATGCGATCATCGGCCAGCGGTGCATTGTCCACGTCGGTGCCGTGATAGCGGACATCGGCCACCAGATTTTCGGTGATCGCGTAGGAGGCCCCGACGTTCCAGGTGACGTAGTCATCGGTGACGTCCAGCATCTGCTTGCCGACCGCGCCAGTGACCGTCCACTTGTCTGAAGGCGTGAAGGCCACATTTCCCTCGACATAGGTCGCTTCCTCATCCACGCCGAAGAAGTCGGGCGAATAATAGAGGGCCACGCCAGCAGTCACCGGGCCGACGGCTCGCGACACGGCGGCCTTGTACTCCAGATAGCCATAGTCGGCACCGGACGGTGCATCCGTGTAGCCATAGCCGACCACGCCGACATCAAAAGCGAAGCCCTGAGCCTCGCCGCGATAGCCGCCATAGAGATCGATCTCCGCGTCCGTGGAGTCACCGAAATCGACGTTCGAGGCCCAGACGCCGGCATAGAAACTGCCTGCCGTGAGGTCGACACCCGCCTGAAGGGCAGGGTCTTCGCCGGTCTGGCTGAAGCCGCGGAAGACGTAGTCGCGCGTGACGGCCGCATTGAAGGCCACGTTGACGTCCTGGGCGGACGCCGAACCGGCGATTGCGAGTGCGGCAAACGCAGCCGCCATGGCGGCGGAAGTGGTGTGAAGTCTCATCTCGATATCCCCTTTTAGATTGTTTTTGAGTGGGAGGTGTGCCGGGACGGCCCGGTGAGAACCGCCCCGGTCGTTCGTGTGGTCTCAGACGTTTTCCAGGCCTTCGCCATGCAGCGTCGTGTCCAGACCTTCCGCTTCCTGCGCATCCGTGACCCTGAGGCCCGTCGTGAACTTGCAGATCACCAGGATGATGAAGGTCACGACGGCAGACCAGGCGATGGTCCAGGCCAGGCCGAGCGCCTGGGTAGCGATGTTCGCGCCTTCGGACAGGCCGTTCACCGCCGTGGTGGCGAACACGCCGGTCAGGAGCGCGCCCAGCAGGCCGCCGGCACCGTGGATGCCGAAGGCGTCCAGGCTGTCGTCGTAGCGCAGCAGCTTCTTCAGCCACACCGACGAGGCGTAGCAGACCGGTCCGGCGATCAGACCGATGAGGACGGCCCCCTTCGGATCGACGAAGCCGGCCGCCGGCGTGATGGCAACCAGACCGGCGACCATGCCGGACAGGACCCCGATCAGGGACGGCTTACGCTTCTCGATGACCTCGACGATCTTCCAGGTCAGGGACGCGGCCATGGCGGCAAGGATGGTGTTGAGCAGGGCGACCGATGCGATGCCGTCCGCCGCCCAGGCCGATCCGGCGTTGAAGCCGATCCAGCCGACCAGCAGCAGGGAGGCACCGATCATGGTCAGGACCGGATTGTGGGCGTTCATCGCATCCTTGCCGTAACCCTTGCGCGGTCCGAGGAACAGCGCGCAGACGAGGCCCGCGATACCCGAGTTGACGTGCACCACCGCGCCGCCGGCGAAGTCCAGCACGCCGGCCGCGCCGAGGAAGCCGCCGCCCCAGACCCAGTGCGCGATGGGGGCATAGACGAAGATCGACCACAGGGCCGTGAACAGCAAAAGCGCCGAATATTTGATCCGCTCGGCGAAGGCGCCGGTGACCAGGGCGGGTGTGATGATGGCGAAGGTCAGCTGATAGGCGATCCAGAGATACTCCGGCAGGCCCTTGGCCAGGCTATGGGCCGTATCGATTCCGACGCCGTTCAGGAAGGCCGCCTGGGTCGAGCCGATATAGGCGTTCACGGTCTCCGCGTCGAAGCCGAACACGGGCTGACCCGATCCGAACGAAAGACTGTAGCCGATGGCGAACCAGGCCAGGCTGACCACGGCGGAAACGCCGACTGACTGGGTGATGGTGGCGATCACGTTCTTGCGTCGCACCATGCCGCCATAGAACAGCGCCAGACCGGGGAGGGTCATCAGCAGTACCAGGGCGGTGGAGGTCAGGATCCAGGATGTTCCGGCTCCATCAAGCTCCAGAGGCACCTGGTGAGCCAGCAAGGCCGGTGCAG of Brevundimonas subvibrioides contains these proteins:
- a CDS encoding sugar MFS transporter; translation: MSTLETVETAPRKGTGLAFGYVTTLFFAWGFATSLIDPLIAAVKKVFELSYTEAFLTTFAWFIAYGVASLPAAAVLARLGYSRAIIAALATMVLGCLIVPLSTMADFYPGILVALFVIASGVTLLQVAANPLVAELGSRKSSHFRLVFSQAFNSFGATVGPWLGSHLLLTGGVFAAGAVVTVATRGQSMRSIDLAFLALGAFFAVVAAFIFSARKQINAAAPARTGGDASLVSALGSPWALFGCLAIFLYVGAEVAIGSMLTNFLASDSVLGLPLEAAGKMLVLYWGGAMVGRFVGSLVLRVVPAGVLLAICTVVAAILCVVVMQTGGSMAAYAALAIGFFNSIMFPTIFTLTLERSSAPASATSGLLVFGIIGGAILPLISGRIADASGGVLNPAFVVPLIGYLALTVFAIAAARKTPLSETITPVTGGH
- a CDS encoding TorF family putative porin, which gives rise to MRLHTTSAAMAAAFAALAIAGSASAQDVNVAFNAAVTRDYVFRGFSQTGEDPALQAGVDLTAGSFYAGVWASNVDFGDSTDAEIDLYGGYRGEAQGFAFDVGVVGYGYTDAPSGADYGYLEYKAAVSRAVGPVTAGVALYYSPDFFGVDEEATYVEGNVAFTPSDKWTVTGAVGKQMLDVTDDYVTWNVGASYAITENLVADVRYHGTDVDNAPLADDRIVGTIKVLF
- a CDS encoding WecB/TagA/CpsF family glycosyltransferase, coding for MVDLSPEAMDTARLSDRRNAGRRPIRAARRARERVNLLGQPMDLVRPEEVLHHVDTWVSEGRKAVVANHNLNSLNLIRRNPAMAAFYDRADLVEVDSAPLIAFARMLGVHGRTFHRCTYLDWRDHFWSLADRRGWRILYLGGAPGVAETARQRLTTLYPSTIIAVRDGYFDATPGSAENASLLAGIAAFRPHILFVGMGMPRQEVWIGQNLDALPDSVIFSVGAAFDYEAGVQDAAPRWMGPLGIEWLYRLVRDPQRLARRYLIEPWGLADLIVADVVTAIRARFRRG
- a CDS encoding TMEM43 family protein, whose translation is MPDQITRTTTTSWFSRVGSAFTGILVGIVLIVGCVIGLAWNEGNAVKTARGLTEGAGLVVEAPASPIQPGNDQKLVHVTGEISVTAPLEDTGFGVTGTGVKLARNVEMYQWTEESKSETRTKLGGSEETVTTYTYSKTWSSSAVDSSAFAEPAGHENPEMSIEATEIYARDATLGAYSLGDSVLSQVGGEQPLPLNGDNEEAIQAAAGQGQTLSVSQNRIYIGENPSAPAIGDIRVSYDLTPAAEISVVARQNGDDFLPYRTRNGSEILLVADGDVPAGDMFQSAQEANDLIAWIIRVVGMILLMAGFGLILAPLGVLADVLPLAGTIVRMGTGLIGFVLGLIVGTVTIALAWLAFRPVTTILILAVGGAIAFAVYRFGRGRDKKAQAAAATA
- a CDS encoding alpha-amylase family glycosyl hydrolase, which codes for MTRTSPSPASVASPDWWRGAVLYQIYPRSFADSNGDGIGDLPGITAHLDHVASLGVDGIWLSPFFTSPMKDFGYDVSDYVGIDPIFGTMADFDRLVARAHELGLKVIIDQVYSHTSDQHAWFLESRQDRTNPRADWYVWADAKPDGSPPSNWQSVFGGPAWTWDARRHQYYMHNFLKEQPQLNVRNPQVQEALLAVARFWLDRGVDGFRCDALNFAMHDPALTDNPPVLAPGKRKRPFDFQQHIHNQSQPGILDFLKRLRVLTDSYADRFMVAEVAGERANEEMHEYTEGTERLHSAYGFLYLYAPELTPMLVEQGPAMWPGTPGEGWPSWAFSNHDAPRAVSRWAQGRDPKAYAEMALLLLMCLRGNVFVYQGEELGLPQADVPFERLVDPEAIANWPETLGRDGARTPMPWRSDDAFAGFSTVEPWLPVDPRHRALAVGEQERDPVSTLHLSRRVIALRRSHPALRRGGMTMISAPDGLLVFARKTSADVLVCAFNLGHDPIDWPMPEGALVLESLNGAGVAGKPFPALGALVLRL
- a CDS encoding ammonium transporter yields the protein MSQFWNRLPGVLGLLLLTAALFYAGGAFAQDAAAATPAPALLAHQVPLELDGAGTSWILTSTALVLLMTLPGLALFYGGMVRRKNVIATITQSVGVSAVVSLAWFAIGYSLSFGSGQPVFGFDAETVNAYIGSTQAAFLNGVGIDTAHSLAKGLPEYLWIAYQLTFAIITPALVTGAFAERIKYSALLLFTALWSIFVYAPIAHWVWGGGFLGAAGVLDFAGGAVVHVNSGIAGLVCALFLGPRKGYGKDAMNAHNPVLTMIGASLLLVGWIGFNAGSAWAADGIASVALLNTILAAMAASLTWKIVEVIEKRKPSLIGVLSGMVAGLVAITPAAGFVDPKGAVLIGLIAGPVCYASSVWLKKLLRYDDSLDAFGIHGAGGLLGALLTGVFATTAVNGLSEGANIATQALGLAWTIAWSAVVTFIILVICKFTTGLRVTDAQEAEGLDTTLHGEGLENV
- a CDS encoding glycoside hydrolase family 3 N-terminal domain-containing protein; this translates as MADHRSRTSRRAMLTGALGMAIVGGLMAAPRRAAAQVAANRDRVDALIARMTIGEKAGQLNVLADPFRFRPQNVNPLDGQGDPARVTRMIRDGQVGCLFNGVGAEAGRRIQTLAVEQSRLGIPLLFAADIIHGLKTVFPVPLAEAAAFDPDLALRTARAAAVEGAASGIHQTYAPMVDVARDQRWGRVVEGAGEDVWLNEVLAVARVKGFQGDRGLADRDALLATPKHFAAYSAALGGMDYNTTDMSDATLRGIFLPPFKAAFDAGALSVMTAFNDINGVPASGNPYLLTEILREEWGFAGYVVTDYTADQELIAHGFAADGRDATRIALMAGVDASLVSGLFLEHIPGLVASGEVPMARVDQAVRRVLMTKAALGLFDDPYRGCDPERERIVVGASAHRDLAREAAVKSIVLLNNDGDLLPLKAAGQKIALIGPFAEDRDVFGPWTIWGDESRRVSLAEGFLAVMDDAEALTVVQGSNVETALTGGIDAAVRAASEADVVVLALGESSRMSGEAQSRTEIDIPAPQRALAEAVRATGKPVVVLLRNGRALDLTGPVADAEAIVVTWFLGGEMGHAVADVVFGKVSPSGRLPVSFPMRGGQQPFSYDHKSTGRPADPTLATQEYTARYRDVANVARYPFGHGLTYGALTYGAVALSNPVLAWDGSVEVSVAVTNTGDRAVEETVQLYIHDRVASLTQPVRRLRNIRKLRIDAGETATARFTLDRSQLMFIGGDSRLTVEPGQFHIWAAPSAQTGEPAVLTLTRV
- a CDS encoding alpha/beta fold hydrolase codes for the protein MKTVLRVALILLVLALSGLGAWLYAPDKTRADLEPQYLARPGDMIEVAGTRLHVRDTGPRTAPAVILIHGFGSSLHTWEPWAEGLDDALRVIRLDLPGSGLSPPDPAGDYSDDHVIALLLAMMDRLGVQRASFVGNSVGGRLAWTMAASHPERVERLVLVSPDGFASPGFAYGKAPDVPFIMQAMRYVLPRGMLKSNIAVGYADPAALTGPTVTRYRDLLLAPGARQAMLDRMEQTVLRDPVPMLRRIKAPVLLVWGQEDRMIPFANAADYQRELVDVRLVSFADLGHLPQEEAPARSLPPVRAFLLDPRTATETITRP